One genomic window of Polyangium aurulentum includes the following:
- a CDS encoding DegT/DnrJ/EryC1/StrS family aminotransferase: MWKIPLSDVNFGPEEAEAAQRVVAGGWLTMGERTQAFERGLGEALGSPRILAVTNCTAALHMAYAAVDLGPGDELICPSLTFVATANAALACGANVVLADVVGPHDLTLDPADVERKITSCTRAIAVVHYAGYPCDMDAIMDIASRRGIAVIEDAAHAPRSTYKGRALGTIGDIGCLSFFSNKNLSTGEGGALISRTDELHGKLRLMRAHGMTTLTLDRHKGHAFSYDVLLPGFNYRIDEIRSAIGLVQLGRLEEGNRRRRALARRYHEKLAEDRRITLPFEGFEARGIGESAHHILPVLLPPGAPREAIMAAMKARGIQTSVHYPPIHGFTFHGATDRVRTEGLPKTDEIAARELTLPLYPRMTDAQVDEVVSALRASLDEVLG, translated from the coding sequence ATGTGGAAGATCCCCCTCAGCGACGTGAATTTCGGGCCCGAGGAGGCCGAGGCGGCGCAGCGCGTCGTCGCCGGCGGATGGCTCACGATGGGCGAGCGCACGCAGGCGTTCGAGCGCGGGCTCGGCGAGGCGCTCGGCAGCCCGCGCATCCTCGCGGTGACGAACTGCACGGCGGCGCTGCACATGGCCTACGCGGCCGTGGACCTCGGTCCCGGCGACGAGCTCATCTGCCCGAGCCTCACCTTCGTGGCCACCGCGAACGCGGCGCTCGCCTGCGGCGCGAACGTGGTGCTCGCCGACGTCGTGGGCCCGCACGATCTCACCCTCGATCCCGCCGACGTCGAGCGCAAGATCACGAGTTGCACGCGCGCCATCGCCGTCGTGCACTACGCCGGCTACCCGTGCGACATGGACGCGATCATGGACATCGCGTCGCGTCGCGGGATCGCCGTGATCGAGGACGCCGCGCACGCGCCGCGCTCCACGTACAAGGGCCGCGCGCTCGGCACGATCGGCGACATCGGCTGCCTGAGCTTCTTCTCGAACAAGAACCTGTCGACGGGCGAGGGCGGCGCGCTCATCTCGCGCACCGACGAGCTGCACGGGAAGCTACGGCTCATGCGCGCGCACGGCATGACCACGCTCACGCTCGACCGGCACAAGGGCCACGCGTTCTCGTACGACGTGCTCCTGCCCGGCTTCAACTACCGCATCGACGAGATCAGGAGCGCGATCGGCCTCGTGCAGCTCGGCCGCCTCGAGGAGGGCAACCGGCGCCGCCGCGCGCTCGCCCGGCGCTACCACGAGAAGCTCGCCGAGGACCGCCGCATCACGCTTCCGTTCGAGGGCTTCGAGGCCCGCGGCATCGGCGAGAGCGCGCACCACATCCTGCCCGTCTTGCTCCCGCCCGGCGCGCCGCGCGAGGCGATCATGGCCGCGATGAAGGCGCGCGGGATCCAGACAAGCGTGCACTACCCGCCGATCCACGGCTTCACCTTCCACGGCGCCACCGACCGCGTGCGCACCGAGGGTTTGCCGAAGACCGACGAGATCGCCGCGCGCGAGCTCACCCTGCCGCTCTACCCGCGCATGACGGACGCGCAGGTGGACGAGGTGGTCTCGGCCCTCCGCGCGTCGCTCGACGAAGTCCTCGGTTAA
- a CDS encoding rhodanese-like domain-containing protein — MSSPEAAQKDAPNATTPAAEPPAMRLSRTNWISRLTRTDAGVPLLPPDFVVEQGLLVQIIDVRDEEEMIGPLGHIPGVTWVPRAEIERVAQLLPSDAMVVLVCRTGECSIDAVRALEARGMTFVAAMEGGMVAWKKMGFAIARDVSFRDRTAQILTSDPPLPTPPADAEPPRLALPQILEHVGDPRAVRWVKMGAFLLHGKISCVDGRDDHGVVGTPGGDAGEFLLALAATELLTGKPIPRAAHKTLVAAYMDAFGHFYLHSDTATLNRFILAMRDDPRLADELPPRTTGGAAWRKYFACPPEKLRPIMLEHLLRAEHIGCGHLRLMLQNSDEYGVRSELVLETVEEYYKQLWAGAIETQFVVLGGGHQEGAVVNVRIEREIWPFTAIPLVSPACNGTQMFVNHPEVTAYLRRNIAGFMTTRPETGVGRDQLDALLDKITLLGEKQLEATLAKLAPGLPIFEARFENEHSFAVTGG; from the coding sequence ATGAGCTCGCCCGAGGCCGCCCAGAAGGACGCTCCCAACGCCACGACGCCCGCCGCGGAGCCGCCCGCCATGCGGCTCTCACGCACCAACTGGATCTCGCGGCTCACGCGCACCGACGCGGGCGTGCCGCTCCTGCCGCCCGATTTCGTCGTGGAGCAGGGCCTGCTCGTGCAGATCATCGACGTGCGCGACGAGGAGGAGATGATCGGGCCCCTCGGCCACATCCCGGGCGTCACGTGGGTGCCGCGCGCCGAGATCGAGCGCGTCGCGCAGCTCTTGCCGTCCGACGCGATGGTGGTGCTCGTCTGCCGCACGGGCGAGTGCTCGATCGACGCCGTGCGCGCCCTCGAGGCGCGGGGGATGACGTTCGTCGCCGCGATGGAAGGCGGCATGGTGGCCTGGAAGAAGATGGGCTTCGCGATCGCGCGCGACGTCTCGTTCCGCGACAGGACCGCGCAGATCCTCACGAGCGATCCGCCCCTGCCCACGCCGCCGGCGGACGCCGAGCCCCCGCGCCTCGCCCTGCCCCAGATCCTCGAGCACGTGGGCGATCCGCGCGCGGTGCGCTGGGTGAAGATGGGCGCGTTCCTTCTGCACGGGAAGATCTCGTGCGTCGACGGCCGCGACGATCACGGCGTCGTGGGCACGCCCGGCGGCGACGCGGGGGAGTTTCTGCTGGCGCTCGCCGCGACGGAGCTGCTCACGGGCAAGCCGATCCCGCGCGCGGCGCACAAGACGCTCGTCGCGGCTTACATGGACGCGTTCGGCCACTTCTACCTGCACTCGGACACGGCCACGCTGAACCGCTTCATCCTCGCGATGCGCGACGATCCGCGCCTCGCCGACGAGCTGCCGCCGCGCACGACGGGGGGCGCGGCGTGGCGCAAGTACTTCGCCTGTCCGCCCGAGAAGCTGCGCCCGATCATGCTCGAGCACCTGCTCCGGGCCGAGCACATCGGCTGCGGCCACCTGCGGCTGATGCTGCAGAACAGCGACGAGTACGGAGTGCGCTCGGAGCTCGTGCTCGAGACGGTCGAGGAGTACTACAAGCAGCTCTGGGCCGGCGCGATCGAGACCCAGTTCGTGGTGCTCGGGGGCGGGCACCAGGAGGGAGCCGTGGTGAACGTGCGGATCGAGCGCGAGATCTGGCCGTTCACCGCGATCCCGCTCGTCTCGCCCGCGTGCAACGGCACCCAGATGTTCGTGAACCACCCCGAGGTGACCGCGTACCTGCGTCGCAACATCGCGGGCTTCATGACGACGCGCCCGGAGACCGGCGTGGGTCGCGATCAGCTCGACGCGCTCCTCGACAAGATCACCCTGCTCGGCGAGAAGCAGCTCGAGGCCACGCTCGCCAAGCTCGCGCCGGGGCTGCCGATCTTCGAGGCCCGCTTCGAGAACGAGCACTCGTTCGCCGTTACGGGCGGTTAA
- the rd gene encoding rubredoxin, whose translation MSKKRYRCTICAYVYDPAAGDPDGGIAPGTAFEDIPESWVCPECGATKADFEAMDD comes from the coding sequence ATGAGCAAGAAACGATACCGGTGCACCATCTGCGCGTACGTCTACGATCCGGCGGCTGGCGATCCCGATGGCGGCATCGCCCCCGGCACGGCGTTCGAGGACATCCCCGAGTCCTGGGTGTGCCCCGAATGCGGCGCGACGAAGGCAGACTTCGAGGCGATGGACGATTGA
- a CDS encoding IgGFc-binding protein yields MDRSRAAGLRSWPLALVALGALAAYAACTDSYRNGDQNSGGVGPGGLSGSSGEGGGILNPDGGVGCDNTCSNDLTAVTDCYGEVIEQCTPDQGCANAKCIDNPCEAAEVSKSSYGCDYWAIKTALRSQADGACFAAFVANTWAKPVKLNVSYDGKALQPSTFAYIPKIGAGGAIDYTPYDSATGLGVGEVAILFLSRYSGGGSVVDCPMPAALDIETGFSVTGKGKGFHIQSDYPVTAYQIVPYGGGTAAVTSATLLLPTSAWDTNYLAVNAYQAVPDPPPPANPYAGYPALEIVAREDATKVTILPKVPILGGAGVPAAEANKPVTYELNTGEFLQITQPNELTGSIIDSDKPVALFGASTCMKVPTNLNDCDSGQQQIAPVRALGSEYVAVRYKSRSAAMEESTKWRLVGALDGTSLTWEGTKPSGAPDTIKQGEIVELDGPGPFVVRSQDAEHPFYLGGYMTGGQSFTNIGDPEWVNVVPPQQYLKRYVLFTDPTYPETSLVVVRTPSFDGKFADVELKCRGKLEGWQKIGNYEYTRVDLVTGNFTGVDGCTNGPHEMSSARPFGVTVWGWGTTQQTKLVSYGYPAGAGFLPINAVKIPPTPK; encoded by the coding sequence TTGGACAGGTCACGCGCTGCAGGTTTGAGGAGCTGGCCGCTCGCGCTTGTTGCGCTGGGCGCCCTCGCGGCATACGCCGCGTGCACGGACTCGTATCGCAACGGCGATCAGAACAGCGGCGGCGTTGGTCCGGGGGGTCTCAGCGGCTCGAGCGGAGAGGGCGGCGGGATTCTCAATCCCGATGGCGGGGTCGGCTGTGACAACACGTGCTCGAACGATCTCACGGCCGTCACCGATTGCTATGGCGAGGTGATCGAGCAGTGCACCCCCGACCAGGGGTGCGCCAATGCGAAGTGCATCGACAATCCCTGCGAGGCCGCGGAGGTCTCGAAGAGTTCGTACGGCTGCGACTACTGGGCCATCAAGACCGCGCTCCGCTCGCAGGCCGACGGCGCCTGCTTCGCAGCCTTCGTCGCCAACACCTGGGCGAAGCCCGTCAAGCTCAACGTCTCCTACGACGGCAAGGCGCTCCAGCCGAGCACCTTCGCGTACATCCCCAAGATCGGCGCTGGTGGCGCCATCGACTACACGCCCTACGACAGCGCCACGGGCCTCGGCGTGGGCGAGGTGGCGATCCTCTTCCTGTCGCGTTACTCGGGCGGCGGCAGCGTCGTCGACTGCCCCATGCCCGCCGCGCTCGACATCGAGACCGGCTTCTCCGTCACCGGCAAGGGCAAGGGCTTCCACATCCAGAGCGACTACCCGGTCACCGCCTACCAGATCGTCCCCTACGGCGGCGGCACCGCGGCGGTCACGTCGGCGACCCTGCTCCTGCCGACGAGCGCCTGGGACACCAACTATCTCGCGGTCAACGCCTACCAGGCCGTGCCCGATCCGCCCCCGCCCGCGAACCCCTACGCTGGCTACCCCGCGCTCGAGATCGTCGCGCGCGAGGACGCCACCAAGGTCACCATCCTGCCCAAGGTGCCGATCCTCGGCGGCGCCGGCGTGCCCGCCGCCGAGGCGAACAAGCCGGTCACCTACGAGCTCAACACGGGTGAGTTCCTGCAGATCACCCAGCCCAACGAGCTGACCGGCAGCATCATCGACAGCGACAAGCCCGTCGCCCTCTTCGGCGCCTCGACCTGCATGAAGGTGCCGACGAACCTGAACGACTGCGACTCGGGTCAGCAGCAGATCGCGCCCGTGCGCGCGCTCGGCAGCGAGTACGTGGCCGTGCGCTACAAGAGCCGCAGCGCCGCGATGGAGGAGTCGACCAAGTGGCGCCTCGTCGGCGCCCTCGACGGCACCTCGCTCACCTGGGAAGGCACGAAGCCCTCGGGCGCGCCCGATACGATCAAGCAGGGCGAGATCGTCGAGCTCGACGGCCCCGGTCCCTTCGTCGTGCGCAGCCAGGACGCCGAGCACCCGTTCTACCTCGGCGGCTACATGACCGGCGGTCAGTCCTTCACGAACATCGGCGACCCCGAATGGGTCAACGTCGTGCCGCCGCAGCAGTACCTCAAGCGCTACGTCCTGTTCACCGACCCGACCTACCCCGAGACGAGCCTCGTCGTCGTTCGCACGCCGAGCTTCGACGGCAAATTCGCCGACGTCGAGCTGAAGTGCCGCGGCAAGCTCGAAGGCTGGCAGAAGATCGGCAACTACGAGTACACGCGCGTCGACCTCGTCACCGGCAACTTCACGGGCGTCGACGGCTGCACCAACGGCCCGCACGAGATGTCGAGCGCCAGGCCCTTCGGCGTCACCGTCTGGGGCTGGGGCACGACGCAGCAGACCAAGCTCGTCTCCTACGGCTACCCCGCCGGCGCCGGATTCTTGCCCATCAACGCGGTCAAGATCCCGCCGACCCCGAAGTGA
- a CDS encoding OmpA family protein: protein MARRTIRACKGLTRLAASLLPGALLLIPAAAQAQSKTFYLDRLQIAGAPADGIAVWRPEIGQTRFYGQFGLGYSLKPLRVDNHVDDLDKAETLLGPPVSNQLTAYITAGAEILERGAIQVTFPLAIFQNGNPTSNTAAGLDQAVNMQAVAPMDMRLDGRFIVFRNESKSFKLGVRAQLFLPIGDEFSFAGDNETSANLGIGAEYDAKKFFITLNTGIALRPTAVLHELTVGRELTYGLGGYVPLMEDRLRVGAEIFGSVGLLPETAGELDATPLEWSVNGKMAIDKRRRFWGGLGVGSRLTGGYAPDMRIVAVIGGAFGLKDTDVGHGDVVYKFREDVDTDKDGLPDLVDMCPVDPEDHKPPNTDDGCPEMPDRDKDGIPDTSDKCPDNPEDKDGIDDRDGCPEDDADDDKVPDVEDKCPKEPGVRGDDPEKEGCPQFIRRISGSSEVQLMKQVEFEFDKATILPMSYPILDEVVRLLKANPEIKLVSIEGHTDNVGKPEYNDNLAHMRAGAVREYLIKQGGINAGRLTFKGFGSRKPLVSNETPEGRAKNRRVEFHILTQAIEGR from the coding sequence ATGGCCCGACGAACCATTCGAGCATGCAAGGGATTGACGCGCCTCGCCGCGTCCCTCCTGCCCGGCGCGCTTCTCCTGATCCCCGCCGCAGCGCAGGCGCAGTCGAAGACGTTTTACCTCGACCGCCTCCAGATCGCCGGCGCCCCGGCCGACGGCATCGCCGTCTGGCGGCCCGAAATCGGCCAGACGCGCTTCTACGGCCAGTTCGGCCTCGGCTACTCGCTCAAGCCGCTGCGCGTCGACAACCACGTCGACGACCTCGACAAAGCCGAAACGCTCCTCGGTCCGCCCGTCTCGAACCAGCTCACCGCGTACATCACCGCAGGCGCCGAGATCCTCGAGCGCGGCGCCATCCAGGTGACGTTCCCGCTGGCGATCTTCCAGAACGGCAACCCCACGAGCAACACCGCCGCAGGCCTCGACCAGGCCGTGAACATGCAAGCCGTGGCGCCGATGGACATGCGCCTCGACGGCCGCTTCATCGTCTTCCGCAACGAGTCGAAGTCCTTCAAGCTCGGCGTGCGCGCGCAGCTCTTCCTGCCCATCGGCGACGAGTTCTCCTTCGCCGGCGACAACGAGACCTCCGCCAACCTCGGCATCGGCGCCGAGTACGACGCGAAGAAGTTCTTCATCACCCTCAACACGGGCATCGCGCTGCGCCCCACCGCCGTCCTGCACGAGCTCACCGTCGGCCGCGAGCTCACCTACGGCCTCGGCGGCTACGTGCCGCTCATGGAAGACCGCCTGCGCGTCGGCGCCGAGATCTTCGGCTCGGTCGGCCTCCTGCCCGAGACCGCGGGCGAGCTCGACGCCACGCCGCTCGAGTGGTCCGTGAACGGCAAGATGGCCATCGACAAGAGGCGCCGCTTCTGGGGCGGCCTCGGCGTGGGCTCGCGCCTGACCGGCGGCTACGCACCCGACATGCGCATCGTCGCCGTGATCGGCGGCGCCTTCGGCCTCAAGGACACCGACGTCGGCCACGGCGACGTCGTCTACAAGTTCCGCGAAGACGTCGACACCGACAAGGACGGCCTGCCCGACCTCGTCGACATGTGCCCCGTCGACCCCGAAGACCACAAGCCGCCGAACACGGACGACGGCTGCCCCGAGATGCCCGACCGCGACAAGGACGGCATCCCGGACACGAGCGACAAGTGCCCGGACAACCCCGAGGACAAGGACGGCATCGACGACCGCGACGGCTGCCCCGAGGACGACGCCGACGACGACAAGGTCCCCGACGTCGAAGACAAGTGCCCGAAGGAGCCGGGCGTGCGCGGTGACGACCCGGAGAAGGAGGGCTGCCCGCAGTTCATCCGCCGGATCAGCGGCTCGAGCGAAGTGCAGCTCATGAAGCAGGTAGAGTTCGAGTTCGACAAGGCCACCATCCTGCCGATGAGCTATCCGATCCTCGACGAGGTCGTTCGCTTGTTGAAGGCCAACCCCGAGATCAAACTCGTGAGCATCGAGGGCCACACCGACAACGTCGGCAAACCCGAGTACAACGACAACCTCGCGCACATGCGCGCCGGCGCCGTGCGCGAGTACCTGATCAAGCAGGGTGGCATCAACGCAGGTCGTCTCACGTTCAAGGGCTTCGGCTCACGCAAGCCCCTCGTCAGCAACGAGACCCCCGAAGGCCGCGCCAAGAACCGCCGCGTCGAGTTCCACATCCTCACCCAGGCCATCGAAGGCCGCTGA
- a CDS encoding ImmA/IrrE family metallo-endopeptidase: MAPPSEALAQERILLGVDRDDDDVNGQPDAEQAVVPHSPDLYTLLPPQGGNRTIEARGDVVRILVDGRPFTSGPLPASAKRIELQAVRPGRAEVRAFGKTIIVSAVEVRALDGQGKLVDPVRSHASLERTPPERIDDAFAKTANPDAVRFVVVGLPDDLPASLRLLSRAPSGMLVDALGDAVLGSIPCPDGVPAGMACGSTRPIRAVPDEIDRDHPMVHDRSILAEVGGGLEVTSPSARKLGGLRVGGPRVSKLGPLVRYRGRLRVLLVRARPGGPPPIGGTDAGAIAIARAEAAQANALWGACGIHFGPPGELEAEVVDPPRPHLLALGCDQGLPASGGTVRVRVDGREITATLDRGILPGGASRVVGAAIAAAGFSVRISDNATIGAGAHGSSDVLVRRRDGSLATVEPPTSGPITTDATMTACIGRVDLEDGLQHFGDIDAIAGTVEERTLIKAFDDGDPATIEVLVVPSFGGGGRIGESFIGADGGAVRNVLIEDRAGIRADRASFALAHELGHVLLDDPGHPDDFGADTPTRLMDADAANPTAYGPRRLLVDECVRALRQSGPGAPAPIVSPWPLSPLVRQK; this comes from the coding sequence ATGGCGCCGCCCTCGGAAGCCCTCGCGCAAGAGCGCATCCTTCTCGGCGTCGACCGCGACGACGACGACGTCAACGGTCAACCCGACGCCGAGCAGGCAGTCGTCCCGCACTCGCCCGACCTCTACACACTCCTGCCCCCCCAGGGCGGCAACCGAACGATCGAAGCCCGCGGCGACGTCGTCCGCATCCTCGTCGATGGCCGCCCGTTCACGTCCGGCCCACTCCCCGCCAGCGCCAAGCGCATCGAACTGCAAGCCGTGCGACCAGGCCGCGCCGAGGTGCGCGCGTTCGGCAAGACGATCATCGTCTCCGCCGTCGAGGTGCGCGCCCTCGACGGGCAGGGCAAGCTCGTCGACCCCGTTCGATCGCACGCTTCCCTCGAGCGCACGCCCCCCGAGCGCATCGACGACGCCTTCGCGAAGACCGCAAACCCCGACGCCGTCCGGTTCGTCGTCGTGGGTCTGCCCGACGATCTCCCGGCCTCGCTGCGGCTCCTGTCGCGCGCGCCTTCGGGCATGCTCGTCGACGCGCTCGGCGACGCGGTGCTCGGCTCGATCCCATGCCCCGACGGCGTCCCCGCAGGCATGGCTTGCGGATCGACCCGCCCCATCCGCGCCGTGCCCGACGAGATCGATCGCGATCACCCGATGGTGCACGACCGCTCGATCCTCGCCGAGGTGGGCGGCGGCCTCGAGGTGACCTCGCCATCCGCGCGCAAGCTCGGCGGCCTGCGCGTGGGCGGGCCGCGCGTCTCCAAGCTCGGACCTCTCGTGCGCTACCGCGGCCGGCTGCGCGTCCTGCTCGTGCGCGCGCGCCCCGGAGGCCCGCCGCCCATCGGCGGCACCGACGCCGGCGCCATCGCGATCGCACGCGCAGAGGCCGCACAGGCGAACGCGCTCTGGGGCGCGTGCGGCATCCACTTCGGCCCACCCGGCGAGCTGGAGGCCGAGGTGGTCGATCCGCCGCGCCCGCACCTGCTCGCGCTCGGCTGCGATCAAGGCCTGCCCGCGAGCGGCGGCACCGTGCGCGTGCGCGTCGACGGTCGAGAGATCACGGCCACGCTCGATCGAGGCATCCTGCCCGGCGGCGCCTCTCGCGTCGTCGGCGCGGCCATCGCGGCCGCAGGCTTCTCGGTGCGGATCTCGGACAACGCCACCATCGGGGCGGGCGCGCACGGCTCGAGCGACGTGCTCGTGCGCCGCCGCGACGGGAGTCTCGCGACCGTCGAGCCTCCGACCTCGGGCCCGATCACCACGGACGCGACGATGACCGCGTGCATCGGTCGGGTCGATCTCGAGGACGGGCTGCAGCACTTCGGCGACATCGACGCGATCGCGGGCACCGTCGAGGAGCGCACGCTGATCAAGGCCTTCGACGACGGCGATCCGGCGACGATCGAGGTCCTGGTCGTGCCGAGCTTCGGCGGCGGCGGCCGCATCGGCGAGAGCTTCATCGGCGCCGACGGCGGCGCGGTGCGCAACGTGCTCATCGAGGACCGCGCCGGCATTCGCGCCGATCGGGCGAGCTTCGCGCTCGCGCACGAGCTGGGGCACGTGCTGCTCGACGATCCCGGCCACCCGGACGACTTCGGCGCCGACACGCCCACGCGGCTGATGGACGCGGATGCCGCCAACCCGACCGCGTACGGGCCGCGGAGGCTGCTCGTGGACGAGTGCGTGCGGGCTTTGCGGCAGAGCGGGCCAGGCGCGCCGGCCCCCATCGTGAGCCCCTGGCCTCTGTCGCCGCTCGTACGGCAGAAGTGA